taaaatgatacTGATATAAGTTAAGcactatataaaattttaattgcacaTATGTTTTTTACATTAGCAGTGTCCATATGTATTCGTCGTATCTAagtttttattttggagtccGTATTTCATTTATATTGATACTCTCGTTGACTTGATGAGGAGTGAAAAGTAGGAGGAGATTGATATAACTGTGATTAATGGAAGTCCCTCAAATGTGACTTTCTTTAAGCACAAGTGTGTTGGTTTAGGTCTTTGTTTAAGGGGCTATGTGGATTCTTTAATTATGGCTCGATCAGATTGGGGCAACTCAGAAACGAATACAGCTGAAGGCGAAGCTTGAGGACTTCTTCAAGTTCTTACATATATTTTCTCTTTGGGGTACACATATGTCCAATTTTAGATGGATTGTAAACACTAAACAGGCTGGTTGTAGATGATGTGCTAAATCCTCTTATCAATGAATATAGATCTTTGTTGAGTTCGAACATCAACTTTCAAGTTGTTTTTATTAGGCGATCAGTTAATGGTACCGTTTTACTCTTGCAAGAGCGTCTATCTTGTTCGATTCTTGTATAACGTTTCATAATTTTTGTGTTTATGTCGCTTCAATTGTTACGAATGAAATGACATGATATTATTTGagtataaaaaatcaataaattttaCTGCTAACCAAAAAGTTAGGTAAAAACAACAGCAAAAAAATTACCAACACTAATCCAACATACATATATGACTATTATATAAAGGATGTAAAAATTGCTGAGTCTTTCTTGGGTTGCAAGTTAGCAAGAAACTTTTAAGTACCCAAAAATCTTCAGTACTAATGCAAAAAACAACAGTATCTATAATTTTTCCTCTTTTTTAACTGTTTAGGTACATCTGAAGAGATACCTTGAGTTACAAggttgtttatttttttctgcCTGCTTGATTTTATTGGATCATCTGAAGACATATCTGGTCCTGTATATTCCTTGTTATCGCATAAAATCTGGTCCAGTGTTGTCTCAGTTTTCAAAGAATATGAATCAACCTGACTTGCTTCGATTGGTCTCAAAAGATTTTGATTCGGTAAAGCCAGTACTACTTTGTTATAATTTACTTCCTTTAAGTTAGGACCTGTTCCGGTGTGCCTGAAGGAACCAAAAGTAAATACGAGTGTCAATCAAATATAATGTAATAAGCTACTTTCTAATCTTACAAGTCGGTTTTGTCGGTTTTATGAAGTAGAGTTCGACTCACCTGATGTTTTGGATTTCGTAGAGGTCATCTGAGCTTTCGCATAGTATACTGGTATCATTTTTCGCAGATGGTTGAAAAAGTTTTGCAGAATATTGATCAACTTCATCGCCCTTTTCTTTGCAGGCGGACGCTTCATTAGCAAAGGTAAAAGAGAATCTGCGCGAATGAAATCCGTATTTCCGAACAGCTGAAATCGCCCTTTCTAATGTTTCTAAAGCCTGTTTTACATTTGAATTAATATAAacattgttttttcttttctgTACATCTCTTGAATCATCATCCTCAATTGAAATCTCATGTTCTTTATTCATATTGTTTTCGATTTGTACAATCTCTTCAATATTTGCTTCTACAACAATCTCTTCGCTATCTGCGTCGACAATCTCAGAAATCTTATTGCCCTTTAGTACAAAAGACGAGCCATCTTCCCCAATTGGAATTTCATGTACTTTGTTGATATCCTTCTCACTTTGCACTGTCTCTTCAGAACCAGCATCTAAAATCTCACCGGTGTAACTATTTGCATTTTGGTTGCTTCTTCTATCCTCCCGAGATATATCTTTTTCGCTATCTTGCTTACTTTGAATAAGCTCTTCAGCAGGAAGAACGCTTGCAACTTGCTTAAGCTCCTCCTCGCCCATAGCATTTGATTCAGGGTTACTACTATATAGAGCTTCGCGAATTCTAACATACAACGAATCTGTCAAGGCCTTGCTGAAGTCTTTGTCATTGTTCATCATAGAGGCCACAGCCTATAACAATATCAAGGGATGGTTAATTTCAAACTAACAATGCAAGGATGTTTTATACATTTGAGCAAGAATGCGATGTTTTGTACAACCTTCTGATAAAGTCTGAAACCGCTGCCGATAAGTTGCCTTGAAATGAAATTTACAAGAGAAGGAGGCATAAAATCCACCTTGATATCCAAATTTGCTATCGTCCTACGTTAGAAAAATACTTATCATAACTTTCCATAGTACAAAATTAGGTAAAGCATCGCATTTGCAAAATCTATGATCAAAACTATCTATTGCGGATCAACAAAAAATATGAAATCCTTTGAAGCTACTACTAATGTTTGAGTACTCACTTAAAACTCACCGAAAATAACTTCTTTCAGAAGTCACTTTTTGTAAAACATAACCTCCCACCACATcaattctcacaacaccatttgCTTCTGGAATCACATCATTGTTGAAACCATCAATAGTCTCATTAACTTTCTCTGACTCCGTGACCTGAAAGAAAATCGAGAGCAAATGTCTTAAAACATAAAAACTATATATAGTTCAGAATTAGCTTTCTTTaggaagagaaacaaaagaaaaaagtatCGAGGTGAGTACCGATTTCAAAAGAACAACTATCAAGTCATCTTGAAAGTACTCAAAGAGATAGTAATGAACTATAGCCTCCCTTGCAGACAGTGGCCATGGGGGCTTCATCCTTTCTTACAAAATAGAGCAATATAAGCATTACAAAGTGACATTAAAAAGTGTTATGTTCTTCATTTGATGCTCGCAAGACAAACCTTACTAGCGCAATTTGTTCACCAGTTTGAACCTTTTGCAAACGATCAGATGCAGTAACTTTGAAAGTCGGAATCGTAAACTGAGGCCACCTAACAAGTATCATTGAAAATTGTACATGTTAGTGTTCAATGTCATGTCATTATGATTTATGAGACCAATACGCAGAAAATTGAAAGCACATAATCTGCAAGATGATTCTCATTCTCACCATTTCTTATAAAGGGCTGATTCCCATGAAAGGCATAGAGCTGtaataaacaaaacaaatcaataaAATTTCACACGTCGAAATCTGTAACACGGTCTTTTCACTCGACTAATTTAATGTGACTCACAAACATCAACAGGTCCTTCTACATAGCCTTCAACCAGCAATGTATGATAGGGAGTTCCCTCTGGTCCTACGCGGTACATAACGCGGAATTCCTCGTTATCTTGTTTCAACTGTCAAACAAAGAAAAGTTATAACAAAAACATAACATAGCCACAACTAGAGAGAGTGCTACTAGTACTAAATATCCTACTTTCCAATCAGTGCCGGATGTACTAGATCCTCCATTCTCATCTGCAGAAGCACTTCTCATCATATCAAGAAAATTCGATAACTCAGAAGTCTTAATTTCCAGCTTCTCCGCATAACCTGCATAAAAACGCGATAAACTCAACCACCTAAATCGATCAACAATTCAACCAAGTTCAAACAAAATAGCAGAACACTGCAATATAAGTTAATTACCTTCCAATTCGATCTCTAATTGCGAATCACGACGAACTTGCCTATCGACAAGCGATTTAAGTTTCTGCTCATCTGTAAGATCAAATGAGGTAAGAGTCTTATCCAATCTCTCCCTATACTGCACAATATTCTTCCTTTTCTCCATCTTTGTATCTCtaaaaaaccaaacaaaacacTTCCATCACAGAAAGTCACAGTTTTAAAATAAACAACCAtttatatcattatttttttcaattaattaaagaaaaagaaatagtaCTTGTCAGAAACTTAATTTAGCTACAAAAGGTTTCTATTTCCACCATAAATTTTGAAACAGTGAATCTGAACTACTTGATCTGTTACACTTAATAAAGTTGAAAATTAAATTTTCAGCCACCAACCAGTTAACAGAAAATTGACAGAAAAGCATACCTAATTACAACACATATAATTTAATGAAACCAAACTCATATGAAATGAAATTCATATTCATATTATATAAAAATCTTGATATATGACACGTGTCACAGTTTCACAGAAGCCTTAGTATAGTTAGTTAcaatatttctttttcaattagCCTGTTGGGCGAGAATTTTACCTGGCGTCTATATCTGATGTCTCTGCACGGCTATCAAGTATACGTTAGTTCTAATATTATGTATTGGATTTTTTCTGAAAAGAACACTTACATGAATACTTATGTGAATGAAgattttgaagagaaatttgcaggaagtgaagaagGGAAATGAGATCTTGAAAAGAGGAGACAGAGTCACATGATGTATGAGAATGATGAATATTGGAAACATCAACacgaatttttaaattatttttaaattgaataaataagtgattttggGAAGATGAGAAATATACGTGTGTGCCTGCAGATGCAAAGAGAGTCAAAGGTTTAAATGTAGTGGGACCATGCATAAGAGATTGGTACGTAATAATACAGATAGATATAATAGCTACTATTAATGTATGTGAATGATGAATGTAGGTAATGTAATGTAATGTAATGTAACGTAATGATTCATGTGATATGAATGATAAGAAAAGGGTAAGTTTTGGTAGTAgttagaaaaagaagaaaaaggaatgaGGTTAATTTGGCAGAGGAGAGGAGAGTGTGTGTATGTTTCTTTCTCATTTTAGAGAATGTTCATGAAGAATACATGTACAtgtgttttttcttttctatGCAATCTTTATAATTGTATAATCTAATTGATGTTAAGTTATTTTACTTCAAAATATGTATTTTACTTCAAAATATGTATTTTACTTTACCTTTGTGACACGAGAAAACAGGTGATTTTATAAAATTAGATCTTATCTATAGTTATTTAaatactagtaacaaacccgtgcatacgcacgggttctgttcggttacgcgaatttggatacatcatttattttaaataaaaatgttaaaaaagaaaaaaaaattagatatataattaattatttcatatataaaaatagttagatcaataatagattttttcccatataccatttttaattaaaaatatttaatcataaatatcatttctcgtatataaaaatatttaaatcaataataaattttttcccttatacacacttcatttttgtttacgtatcatttacaaaaatatttggatgaataggaaatttcgtatataaaaatattagatcaataataaaaattttcccgtataccatttttaaataaaaaatatttgggtcataaataccatttttcgtaaataatagatttttttccgtatacaaatattatttttgtttaggtatcatttacaaaaatatttggatcaatattaaattttcgtatat
The Vicia villosa cultivar HV-30 ecotype Madison, WI linkage group LG6, Vvil1.0, whole genome shotgun sequence genome window above contains:
- the LOC131610903 gene encoding uncharacterized protein LOC131610903; amino-acid sequence: MEKRKNIVQYRERLDKTLTSFDLTDEQKLKSLVDRQVRRDSQLEIELEGYAEKLEIKTSELSNFLDMMRSASADENGGSSTSGTDWKLKQDNEEFRVMYRVGPEGTPYHTLLVEGYVEGPVDVSLCLSWESALYKKWWPQFTIPTFKVTASDRLQKVQTGEQIALVRMKPPWPLSAREAIVHYYLFEYFQDDLIVVLLKSVTESEKVNETIDGFNNDVIPEANGVVRIDVVGGYVLQKVTSERSYFRTIANLDIKVDFMPPSLVNFISRQLIGSGFRLYQKAVASMMNNDKDFSKALTDSLYVRIREALYSSNPESNAMGEEELKQVASVLPAEELIQSKQDSEKDISREDRRSNQNANSYTGEILDAGSEETVQSEKDINKVHEIPIGEDGSSFVLKGNKISEIVDADSEEIVVEANIEEIVQIENNMNKEHEISIEDDDSRDVQKRKNNVYINSNVKQALETLERAISAVRKYGFHSRRFSFTFANEASACKEKGDEVDQYSAKLFQPSAKNDTSILCESSDDLYEIQNIRHTGTGPNLKEVNYNKVVLALPNQNLLRPIEASQVDSYSLKTETTLDQILCDNKEYTGPDMSSDDPIKSSRQKKINNLVTQGISSDVPKQLKKRKNYRYCCFLH